The genomic region TAACTCCATTGGCTCCATCCTCAGCCTCATTATGATCTAATCCGAATTCACGTTGGATGTCACGGATCTGATCCCGAATATCAGCGGCTAATTCAAATTCAAGATCTGATACGGCTGACTCCATTCGTTCCTCTAGCGTTTCAATCTGTATGCGCGCTTCCTGTTTATCAACCGGGGTCTCGGTCGTTCTTGTCGTAGAGTCATCATCACTTCCTGGAAGATTCGTCTCACCGATTGCTTTTTGAATCGTTTGTGGGTCATACCCATGCTCTTCATTATATTTACGCTGGATCTGACGGCGTCGCCGAGTCTCATCTATTGCTGCTGACATTGAGTCTGTGATTTCATCTGCATAAAGAATGACTTCACCTTCGACGTTACGCGCTGCACGGCCCATTGTCTGAACAAGTGTAGTTTCAGATCGAAGGAACCCTTCTTGATCAGCATCAAGAATGGCGACAAGTGATACTTCGGGGATATCAAGTCCTTCACGAAGAAGATTAATTCCAACAAGGACATCAATTGTACCCAGTCGAAGGTCACGAATGAGTTCATGTCGTTCAAGCGTATCCGTCTCATCATGCATATATGCCACATCAACACCCGCCTCTTCAAGAAACTCAGTCAAGTCCTCAGACATTCGTTTTGTGAGCGTCGTAACAAGGACTCGTTCATCGCGCTCAACACGCTTGTTAATTCGATTGAGCAGATCATCAACCTGCCCAGTTGCATCCGCAACCTCAATTGCAGGATCAATCAGGTGTGTTGGTCGGACAATTTGCTCAACTACTTGTTCAGAGTGCTCGCGCTCGTATGTCCCAGGCGTTGCTGAGACATATAATCGGGTCCCAGTTTTTTTCTGAAACTCTTCGAAGGTGAGTGGGCGGTTATCGTATGCTGTTGGAAGACGAAATCCGTTTTTTACAAGAGAATCTTTTCGAGATTTATCGCCTGCAAATTGTCCTCGGATTTGTGGGAGTGTCTGATGTGACTCATCAACAACAGTCAAAAAATCATCGGGGAAGTAATCTAATAATGTATGGGGCGGGTCGCCTGAATCTCGATCAGACATATGCACTGAGTAATTCTCAATTCCCGAGCAGTATCCCGTTTCTCGGAGCATCTCTATATCAAATGTTGTGCGCTCTTCAATTCGCTGTGCTGCCACAAGGTCACCCTGACGTTCAAAGTATTGGATTCGGTCGGTCATCAATGTTTCAATCTCATCGATAGCCGATTCGAGTTTTGCCTCCGGAATCGAGTAATGCTCTGCAGGATGGACAAGCACTGCTGGTTCCTCAGAGACAACATTGCCAGTAAGCGGGTCAAGTTTTGACAATCGGTCGATCTCATCACCCCAGAACTCAATCCGGACGGCATACCGACCGTACATTGGATATACCTCAACAGTATCACCACGAACGCGAAATGTCCCCTGTTGGAAGTCGACATCATTGCGTTCATAATTCAGGTCAACAAGTTGTGCAAGAAGTTCATCTCGATTGATTTGACTACCTACCTCAAATCTGAGAGCCATATCGGTGTAGTTTGCCGGGTCACCGAGCCCATAGATAGCAGAAACCGAAGCAACAACAATGACATCATCACGCGTGAGGAGTGAACGAGTTGCTGAGTGACGAAGTCGGTCAATTTCTTCGTTTATTGAGAGGTCTTTATCAATATACGTGTCCGTTTGTTCGACATATGCCTCTGGCTGATAATAATCATAGTATGAAACAAAATATTCGACTGCATTATCCGGAAACAACTCACGAAACTCTTCATACAGTTGTGCTGCTAACGTCTTATTATGTGCAATAACAAGCGTTGGTCGCTGTATTTCTTCGACAACCCACGAAACGGTATTTGTCTTTCCAGAGCCTGTAACACCCAATAACGTCTGCTCAGTCATCCCAGCGTCAAATCCTGACGCAAGCGAATTAATTGCATCCGGCTGATCTCCCGCTGGGTCAAAAGGCGCGTCAACGCGGAAATCACGATCAACCGCCGGTCGATCAGGCGAGAGCGGCCCCGATTTGGATGTATTGCTCATTATTAATTTTTTGTAGGCCGATATACTTGAGCGAGTTGGTCTATAGGGTCGATAGTATGACAACGTGAACTGGGTAATCGAGTATGCAGACTCCTGAGTATCATATCAACGTGTGATACTGTCTGGTGATGATAAGTATCAGCAATATCAATATATCATAGTGATTCAACAAACTTCTGGGTGAACTGATTCATAGTGATTAGTTCGAATAGTTTCACCGACGGTGTCGAATGACGCGGTTTCAGCGGCTCCTATCACGGCACGGATAATCACGGCGGTAAAGACTTGCACTAATCACTATCACTCATTCGATGCGAGAGAACTATTCTGACCGATATATGTCTAGTTAAGCATCAAATTCTTCTGTGAACTACTAAATATATTAATATATCATGATGCTTATATTGTAAAACATTTTGCGCTGCAGTGATATATTATATCACATGGATCAAGAACGACTGCAGAATGCAAGTGAAAAGCTCCGTGCAGCAAGCGAGACTGCGGATGGAAGTATCCAACGAACATTATATGAGCAATCAAATAGTATCGCAGAACTGGCAGCACGCAGTCAGCAAATACATGAACGTCAACTTACTGAGCAACTAGATGATCTTCAGACCCTAATAGAGACCGTTGAAGAGGCAGATGACACTCCAGAGGATGTGAACGAGTATCTCCATCAAGCCAAATCTGATCTTACAGCGGCTCATGGTGAGTCTGACTCGAGTGCTCACTGAATATATTGAATATAGAATAGTTTGTCCTAGAAAAATAAATGAAACAAGTTGTAAGCGAGCATATCGACATCAGCAGACATTCTTTGGCTTGATTCCCATTTGTTCAAGTGAATCAACGTATTCGTCATATGCTGCCTCAATAACTGCGTCGGCGCTGTTTTGCGCATCCTCCCACGCAGTATCACTCTCACAGGTTGAATTAAGCGCTGTGAGTATACGATCACGGTCAGACTCAATCATGCGTTTAAGATCACGGAACTCGTTGGCCGTTTTTGTGTCGGCATTTCCGATAAAAAAGCCAACCATTTGGCTCACTTGCTCAATCGTAATAAGTGAGCGTGCTAGAAGTCCACCAAGTCGGGAGGCTATTGTTTCCATTGATTCTAATACATCATACAAGCGAGGTCGGCTGACTGCTTCTTTTTGAGATATATCAGGGTTAAGATCCATAGCGCGTTTACCTGCATCAGTTGCGATAAGAGCAAATACCGCATCCGGGTCTGTTTCATCGATTTCGTCTACATGACCGTCAGTATCTGAAATGTTATTATCAATCCATTCGTCAGTAACTGTTGAAATTGCATCGGCATTGATTGCTGCTGCAGCGCGAACAATACCACCGTCCATCTCCCCGTTGGTTATTGCGTACATTGCTTTCGAGGAGCCAAGTCGGGAGAATGCGGTTTCATGATCGTCTCGAAGTGTTGCTGCAAGGTCTGAGGCGTCCATCATATGCCCTGATATTCGAGATGCGACTGTTTGTACCCATCGTTGCCGTCAGAAAGGTGTCTCTCAGTCATAATGGGTGATGCAGATCATTGTTAATCAGAGAGTTCACTCGAGTACGAAAGTAACGCTATGACTATCATGATATTCTTAGGAAGCCATATTAGCAATTTCCGAAAGTCTCGAATTGGTAGATGATATAATGCAGTTGTGCCTGCAATTCGTGCGCTCCGTACTGGTTTGCGCCTCTTAACAGCGCGATCATCGGCGATACTACCGGTGTATTTGCTTGCAACTGGTCTATATGGTGTTGCTCGCGCCCCAATTATTATTGCTGGGCTGCTCACGGTCTGGATTATTGACCAGAATGGACAACTTGGAACTCTTATTGATACTATCAATCAGGCACGCGAAGGAAGTGCAACTGGGAGTGATCCAGCAGTGGTCACACAAGCGATGAACGAGACACTCGGTTCAATCATTACG from Haloquadratum walsbyi C23 harbors:
- the uvrB gene encoding excinuclease ABC subunit UvrB; the protein is MSNTSKSGPLSPDRPAVDRDFRVDAPFDPAGDQPDAINSLASGFDAGMTEQTLLGVTGSGKTNTVSWVVEEIQRPTLVIAHNKTLAAQLYEEFRELFPDNAVEYFVSYYDYYQPEAYVEQTDTYIDKDLSINEEIDRLRHSATRSLLTRDDVIVVASVSAIYGLGDPANYTDMALRFEVGSQINRDELLAQLVDLNYERNDVDFQQGTFRVRGDTVEVYPMYGRYAVRIEFWGDEIDRLSKLDPLTGNVVSEEPAVLVHPAEHYSIPEAKLESAIDEIETLMTDRIQYFERQGDLVAAQRIEERTTFDIEMLRETGYCSGIENYSVHMSDRDSGDPPHTLLDYFPDDFLTVVDESHQTLPQIRGQFAGDKSRKDSLVKNGFRLPTAYDNRPLTFEEFQKKTGTRLYVSATPGTYEREHSEQVVEQIVRPTHLIDPAIEVADATGQVDDLLNRINKRVERDERVLVTTLTKRMSEDLTEFLEEAGVDVAYMHDETDTLERHELIRDLRLGTIDVLVGINLLREGLDIPEVSLVAILDADQEGFLRSETTLVQTMGRAARNVEGEVILYADEITDSMSAAIDETRRRRQIQRKYNEEHGYDPQTIQKAIGETNLPGSDDDSTTRTTETPVDKQEARIQIETLEERMESAVSDLEFELAADIRDQIRDIQREFGLDHNEAEDGANGVNPGQDPLASPSSTDSN
- a CDS encoding DUF7553 family protein; this encodes MDQERLQNASEKLRAASETADGSIQRTLYEQSNSIAELAARSQQIHERQLTEQLDDLQTLIETVEEADDTPEDVNEYLHQAKSDLTAAHGESDSSAH